One segment of Caldisericota bacterium DNA contains the following:
- a CDS encoding NUDIX hydrolase — MKILKFKKICAGRLLALYNKTVQHDDGTVWEREVVSYGGYAAAIVAEYNGNIILVSQFRAAVEEELLEIPAGRVEKNELPEEAAIRELEEEVGIIPQNIKKIAEFYSSPGFVDEKMYLFYADQFKQGSVHLDAGEDLSVKLLPVSEVDNYLSTNKIRDAKTYLGLLYWKAMKGNE, encoded by the coding sequence ATGAAAATATTGAAATTTAAAAAAATATGTGCTGGTAGGCTCCTTGCTCTTTATAATAAAACTGTTCAGCACGACGATGGTACTGTGTGGGAACGAGAAGTTGTGAGTTATGGTGGATATGCTGCGGCAATAGTCGCTGAATACAATGGAAATATTATCCTTGTATCACAATTTAGGGCAGCCGTAGAGGAAGAACTTTTGGAAATTCCTGCGGGAAGAGTTGAAAAGAATGAGCTTCCCGAGGAAGCTGCTATAAGAGAGCTGGAGGAAGAAGTAGGTATTATTCCTCAAAACATAAAAAAGATTGCGGAATTTTACTCAAGTCCTGGTTTTGTAGACGAAAAGATGTACCTTTTTTATGCAGATCAGTTTAAACAAGGCAGTGTACACCTTGATGCAGGCGAAGATTTGTCTGTAAAACTTTTGCCTGTTTCAGAAGTGGATAATTATTTAAGTACAAATAAAATCAGAGACGCTAAGACATATTTAGGGCTTTTGTACTGGAAGGCGATGAAAGGAAATGAATAA
- a CDS encoding glycosyltransferase family 2 protein — protein sequence MLIAVIPAYNEEKNIRSVVQKTLNHADFVVVVDDGSMDNTSEEARQGGAFVIRNKVNKGKAGAMNVGFKYVLKKGADFIVVLDADGQHDPDEIPLFVNKIHEGFDIVVGARRFDRELMPVSRRLANIFSSFLTSLVAGTKILDSQSGYRIIRKSVLEKICLTSSRYQIETEMLIKGAKCGFKICFVPIKTIYIHQAQSKINQFVDPVRFVFLVVKLFFWRCK from the coding sequence ATGTTAATAGCTGTCATTCCTGCTTATAATGAAGAAAAAAATATAAGGAGTGTAGTTCAAAAAACTCTAAATCATGCAGATTTTGTTGTTGTAGTAGATGACGGATCTATGGATAATACAAGCGAAGAAGCCAGACAAGGCGGTGCGTTTGTTATAAGAAATAAAGTGAATAAGGGGAAAGCAGGAGCAATGAATGTTGGTTTTAAGTATGTACTTAAGAAAGGTGCGGATTTTATTGTTGTTTTAGATGCTGATGGTCAACATGATCCTGATGAAATTCCTCTGTTTGTGAATAAAATACATGAAGGTTTTGATATCGTAGTAGGCGCAAGGAGATTTGATAGAGAGCTTATGCCGGTGAGTAGGAGACTTGCTAATATTTTTTCTTCCTTTCTTACCTCTCTTGTTGCTGGCACAAAAATTTTGGATAGCCAGTCAGGTTATAGAATTATTCGAAAAAGTGTACTTGAAAAAATATGCCTTACTTCTAGTAGATATCAAATAGAAACAGAAATGCTTATAAAAGGCGCAAAATGTGGATTTAAAATATGTTTTGTCCCCATTAAAACAATATATATACACCAGGCACAAAGCAAGATTAATCAGTTTGTTGATCCTGTAAGATTTGTATTTCTTGTTGTAAAGCTATTTTTCTGGAGGTGCAAATGA
- the moaC gene encoding cyclic pyranopterin monophosphate synthase MoaC — translation MSQIDKNGRVRMVNVTEKRETVRFARGHARIKMNKDVLNMIIDGDIKKGDVLSAAKIAGILAAKKTGELIPLCHPLNITHSDVSFKILESPSAIEIEATAELVGRTGVEMEVLTAVSVAALTIYDMCKSMDKEMEIDEVYLIEKSGGKSGHFIKK, via the coding sequence ATGAGTCAGATAGATAAAAATGGTCGTGTAAGAATGGTGAATGTCACTGAAAAAAGGGAAACCGTTAGGTTCGCCAGGGGGCATGCTCGAATAAAAATGAATAAAGATGTTTTAAATATGATAATTGATGGAGATATCAAAAAAGGTGATGTGCTGAGTGCTGCGAAAATTGCTGGTATTCTTGCGGCTAAAAAAACAGGAGAACTGATCCCTCTTTGCCATCCGTTAAACATTACGCATTCGGATGTTTCTTTTAAAATTCTTGAAAGTCCTTCTGCCATTGAAATTGAAGCAACTGCTGAGCTTGTGGGAAGAACAGGTGTGGAGATGGAAGTTTTAACTGCAGTATCTGTTGCCGCACTTACTATATATGATATGTGCAAGTCGATGGACAAAGAAATGGAAATTGACGAGGTTTATCTCATTGAAAAATCAGGGGGGAAAAGCGGACATTTTATAAAAAAGTAA
- a CDS encoding V-type ATP synthase subunit B, giving the protein MAKEYVTAREIAGPLLIVDHIEGAKYNEIVQIKAVDGSIKNGQVLEVDGDRALIQVFEGTSGLNLGGTRVKFLGKGVEVGLSPSILGRIFNGSGVPIDGSSAIIPEKRMDINGNPLNPYARNYPSEFIQTGISAIDGLNTLVRGQKLPIFSGSGLPHAQVAAQIARQAKVLGKEEKFAVVFVAMGITFEEANYFMEDFKKTGALERSVMFLNLANDPVIERIATPRFGLTVAEYLAFDLGMHVLVILTDMTNYCEALREISAARKEVPGRRGYPGYMYTDLATMYERAGRIKEKKGSITQIPILTMPEDDKTHPIADLTGYITEGQMFLNRNLFQQAIYPPIDVLPSLSRLKDKGVGNGKTREDHADVLNQLFAAYARGREVRELAVVLGESALTKTDLIFVRFADEFEQKFVKQGEYENRSIEETLDIGWRLLSMFPVGELKRIRPEYIEKYLSRHTTSSEGDKKNAD; this is encoded by the coding sequence ATGGCTAAAGAATATGTAACAGCGAGAGAAATAGCAGGCCCCTTGCTTATTGTTGATCATATAGAGGGAGCAAAGTATAACGAAATTGTGCAGATAAAAGCAGTTGATGGTAGCATTAAAAATGGCCAGGTGCTTGAGGTAGACGGAGACAGGGCTTTGATACAAGTGTTTGAAGGAACTTCTGGTTTGAATCTTGGGGGGACTCGAGTAAAATTTTTGGGTAAAGGCGTTGAAGTAGGCCTTTCGCCATCTATCCTTGGAAGAATATTTAATGGATCAGGAGTCCCAATTGACGGGAGTTCTGCTATTATTCCAGAGAAACGAATGGATATTAATGGAAACCCTTTGAATCCTTATGCGAGAAATTACCCGTCAGAATTTATTCAAACTGGTATTTCTGCTATTGATGGTCTGAATACACTTGTAAGGGGGCAAAAGCTTCCTATTTTTTCCGGGTCTGGTTTGCCGCATGCACAGGTAGCGGCTCAAATTGCCAGGCAGGCAAAGGTATTAGGCAAAGAAGAGAAGTTTGCAGTTGTGTTTGTAGCTATGGGAATTACGTTTGAAGAAGCAAACTATTTTATGGAAGATTTTAAAAAAACGGGAGCGCTAGAGCGTTCTGTAATGTTTCTAAATCTTGCTAATGACCCTGTTATTGAACGAATTGCTACACCTAGATTTGGATTAACTGTTGCTGAATATCTTGCGTTTGATTTAGGTATGCATGTTCTCGTCATTTTAACTGATATGACCAACTATTGTGAAGCTTTGAGAGAAATCTCTGCAGCACGAAAAGAAGTACCAGGAAGGCGAGGGTACCCGGGGTATATGTATACGGATCTTGCAACTATGTATGAAAGGGCAGGGAGAATAAAGGAAAAGAAAGGCTCAATTACACAGATTCCAATTCTTACAATGCCGGAGGATGATAAAACTCATCCCATAGCAGACCTCACCGGATATATTACTGAAGGGCAGATGTTCCTTAATAGAAATTTGTTTCAGCAGGCAATTTACCCTCCAATTGATGTATTGCCTTCTTTGTCACGATTAAAAGACAAAGGGGTTGGTAACGGAAAAACACGTGAAGATCATGCTGATGTGTTGAATCAGCTTTTTGCTGCGTATGCAAGGGGAAGGGAAGTGCGAGAACTTGCAGTTGTGTTAGGAGAATCTGCTCTTACAAAAACTGACCTTATCTTTGTCCGTTTTGCCGATGAATTTGAACAAAAGTTTGTGAAGCAAGGTGAATATGAAAACAGGTCAATTGAAGAAACGCTTGATATAGGTTGGCGTTTGCTCTCAATGTTCCCTGTGGGCGAATTAAAGAGGATCAGGCCTGAATATATTGAAAAATATTTGAGTAGGCACACTACATCCAGTGAGGGTGACAAAAAAAATGCTGATTAA
- a CDS encoding tyrosine-type recombinase/integrase, with product MNKNTLKENVRLFLEHLSSDKKIAANTVCAYTNDIAKFLHFVEKSGVTKWSAVDTKFIEHYLNKIKKDMSKASVKRNIASLKKLYKYLYERKLIEKRDFRKIGYFKNELQSYPEVLTVREVKLMTDAAKGRGFLGVRDKAMLLFLYSVGAKASEVCVVKVSDLDLKNHLFIYRNHIGKREVPFCEELIPFLKDYLKARKRILAKLEKKDSGYLFLNRSGDKLTRQSIYLLVKKYAKESDINKKVTPCTLRHSVTSHLFFFGNADLDEMKRIFGYITTPLVLKNTMLPEEYTYFVYLKKHPLFKHR from the coding sequence ATGAATAAAAATACTTTAAAAGAAAATGTAAGATTGTTTTTGGAGCACCTTTCTTCTGATAAAAAAATAGCAGCTAACACTGTTTGTGCTTACACTAATGATATTGCAAAGTTTTTACACTTTGTTGAAAAAAGTGGAGTAACAAAATGGAGTGCGGTTGATACTAAATTTATTGAGCACTATTTAAACAAGATTAAGAAAGATATGAGTAAGGCAAGCGTTAAACGAAATATTGCAAGCTTAAAAAAGCTTTATAAATATTTATATGAAAGAAAATTAATAGAAAAAAGGGATTTTAGAAAAATAGGATATTTTAAGAATGAGTTGCAATCTTATCCAGAAGTGCTTACCGTCCGTGAGGTTAAATTAATGACCGACGCAGCTAAAGGCCGAGGGTTTCTTGGGGTGCGGGATAAAGCAATGCTTCTTTTTCTTTATAGCGTAGGAGCTAAAGCATCCGAGGTGTGTGTGGTAAAGGTTAGTGATCTCGATTTGAAAAACCATTTGTTTATTTATAGGAATCATATTGGCAAGCGAGAGGTTCCTTTTTGTGAAGAATTAATTCCTTTTTTGAAAGATTATCTTAAAGCAAGGAAAAGGATTCTTGCAAAATTGGAGAAAAAGGACTCAGGTTATCTCTTTTTGAATCGGAGTGGCGACAAATTAACGAGGCAAAGTATATATCTTTTAGTGAAGAAATATGCAAAAGAATCTGACATAAACAAGAAAGTAACACCTTGCACACTCAGGCATTCGGTTACTTCCCATCTTTTTTTCTTTGGTAATGCGGATCTTGATGAAATGAAGAGGATTTTTGGGTATATTACTACTCCGCTTGTTTTGAAAAATACAATGCTTCCAGAAGAATATACATATTTTGTTTATCTTAAAAAGCACCCACTTTTTAAGCATAGATAA
- a CDS encoding V-type ATP synthase subunit A, whose amino-acid sequence MKEKAGRVVKVSGPLVIAENIPQAKMFEMVYVSDKKLFGEIIEIKENKASIQVYEDTSGISPGESVYSTGLPLSVELGPGLIGSIYDGVQRPLDKLRKEYGDFISRGAYKPALNREKEWLFEPLVRKGATVKTGNVIGKVQETPVIMHKIIVPSGIEGEIISIIEKKKVTVEEVVARVKTIEGTKEIKLFQKWPVRVARPVLKRLPPINPLITGQRVIDAFFPIASGGTACVPGPFGSGKTVIQHQLAKWSDADIVIFIGCGERGNEMTDVLMEFPELKDPRTGRPLMERTVLIANTSNMPVAAREASVFTGITIGEYYRDMGYNVALMADSTSRWAEAMREMSGRLEEMPGEEGYPAYLASRIASFYERAGRVFILGSEKEAALSVVGAVSPPGGDLSDPVVQATLRTVRVFWSLDAQLAYARHFPSIHWLRSYSLYVDMLSDFYKKEMGEEWIEIRQEAMKILRREAELQEMVRLIGIDALSSKDRLIMETARLIREDFLQQNAFMDEDTYTSLKKQYRMMKLIHLFNKLAAHALDKNVELDKILSLPVRVEISRAKLISEKELKKFDAIEEKIGSLFNMLVKEVENG is encoded by the coding sequence ATGAAAGAGAAGGCAGGAAGAGTTGTCAAGGTATCTGGTCCACTTGTAATTGCTGAGAATATTCCTCAGGCAAAGATGTTTGAAATGGTGTATGTAAGCGATAAAAAACTCTTTGGAGAAATAATCGAAATTAAAGAAAATAAAGCTTCCATACAGGTTTATGAGGATACAAGCGGTATTAGTCCCGGTGAATCTGTCTATTCTACAGGACTTCCACTCAGTGTGGAGCTTGGTCCCGGGCTCATTGGTTCTATATACGATGGAGTACAGAGACCTTTGGATAAACTTCGCAAGGAGTATGGAGATTTTATCTCAAGAGGGGCATATAAACCAGCACTAAACAGGGAAAAAGAATGGTTATTTGAGCCTCTGGTAAGAAAAGGAGCTACTGTAAAAACTGGAAATGTGATTGGAAAAGTTCAGGAAACACCTGTAATAATGCATAAAATAATTGTTCCCAGTGGCATAGAAGGAGAGATTATAAGTATTATTGAAAAGAAGAAAGTGACAGTGGAAGAGGTCGTAGCACGAGTAAAAACTATAGAAGGAACGAAAGAGATAAAGCTTTTTCAGAAATGGCCAGTTAGAGTTGCACGCCCTGTTTTGAAAAGACTTCCTCCAATTAATCCTCTTATTACAGGGCAAAGGGTCATAGATGCTTTTTTTCCTATAGCAAGTGGTGGTACTGCTTGCGTGCCGGGCCCATTTGGCAGTGGGAAAACCGTTATTCAGCATCAGCTCGCCAAATGGTCTGATGCGGATATCGTTATATTTATTGGTTGTGGAGAGCGTGGAAATGAAATGACTGATGTGCTTATGGAGTTTCCCGAGTTAAAAGATCCCCGTACAGGCAGACCATTGATGGAGAGAACAGTTCTTATTGCAAATACATCTAATATGCCAGTAGCCGCAAGGGAGGCGTCTGTATTTACTGGGATTACAATCGGAGAATATTACAGGGATATGGGATATAATGTTGCACTGATGGCAGATTCTACTTCTCGTTGGGCAGAAGCAATGCGAGAAATGTCCGGAAGACTTGAAGAAATGCCTGGTGAAGAAGGTTATCCTGCATATCTTGCTTCTCGAATTGCAAGTTTCTACGAAAGAGCTGGAAGAGTTTTTATTCTTGGAAGTGAAAAAGAAGCGGCACTAAGTGTTGTCGGTGCTGTTTCCCCTCCAGGCGGAGATCTGTCTGATCCTGTTGTACAGGCAACTCTCAGAACAGTAAGAGTGTTCTGGTCTCTTGATGCACAACTTGCATATGCGCGGCACTTTCCTTCTATCCATTGGTTAAGAAGTTATTCATTATATGTAGATATGCTTTCTGATTTTTACAAAAAAGAGATGGGAGAAGAATGGATTGAGATACGGCAGGAGGCAATGAAGATATTAAGAAGAGAAGCAGAATTGCAGGAAATGGTGCGGCTTATTGGAATAGATGCCCTTTCTTCAAAAGATAGACTTATTATGGAAACGGCCCGTTTGATACGAGAGGATTTCCTTCAGCAGAATGCATTCATGGATGAAGATACTTATACTTCTTTAAAGAAACAGTATAGAATGATGAAATTAATTCATTTGTTTAATAAACTTGCAGCTCATGCATTGGATAAAAATGTGGAATTGGATAAAATTCTTTCCCTCCCTGTACGAGTTGAGATCTCGAGAGCGAAGCTTATATCCGAAAAAGAGCTAAAGAAATTCGACGCTATAGAGGAGAAAATTGGAAGTTTATTCAATATGCTTGTAAAAGAGGTGGAGAATGGCTAA
- a CDS encoding V-type ATP synthase subunit F encodes MHKLAFVGEERIGALFRSFGFDVFVVKDSNEAAKQIADIVKKKKFNIVVTTEDFVDRLKEFVEERRKGLPIVFVLPSPVEYKGTGIEWVRYSVEKAIGIDIFSKKNE; translated from the coding sequence ATGCATAAACTTGCTTTTGTAGGCGAAGAGCGGATAGGAGCTCTTTTTAGAAGTTTTGGGTTTGATGTGTTTGTCGTAAAAGATAGCAATGAAGCTGCTAAGCAGATTGCAGATATTGTGAAAAAGAAAAAGTTTAACATTGTGGTTACAACAGAAGATTTTGTAGATAGACTTAAGGAATTTGTAGAGGAACGACGTAAGGGACTACCTATAGTTTTTGTATTACCTTCTCCTGTAGAATATAAAGGTACTGGCATTGAATGGGTTCGATACTCAGTGGAGAAGGCAATAGGCATAGATATTTTTTCAAAAAAGAATGAATAA
- a CDS encoding lysophospholipid acyltransferase family protein encodes MFYFSYQIASFALFLVSHLPVKVCYWISNFFAMLSFLLFYKQRRKVFKNLKRILRDKDKKKIRSIAFNLYKNFVANIVDYLLLFTREKKWIEDRFIVDGVDEKLKELASSKKGIIIATAHLGNWEAAGFILGYMGYRAHGIGLPQPDERMENLYKKMREKGNVVVHPFPGGVIGVYKALKNNEVASIVSDRDINKDGIKTRFFGKCVTFPGGAALLAYRTGARSIFGFAVKEKGKYKACVSHEIIIDRSKGEKAFIEEYVKKFASLLEEYVKKYPDRWYHFFDYFEEYKC; translated from the coding sequence ATGTTCTATTTTTCATACCAGATAGCATCATTTGCATTGTTTTTAGTTTCTCATCTTCCTGTAAAAGTGTGTTATTGGATTAGTAATTTTTTTGCCATGTTGAGTTTTCTTTTGTTTTATAAACAAAGAAGAAAGGTTTTTAAAAATTTAAAGCGTATCTTAAGAGATAAAGACAAAAAGAAGATAAGAAGTATAGCCTTCAACCTTTATAAGAATTTTGTAGCAAATATAGTTGATTATCTTTTATTATTCACGCGTGAAAAAAAATGGATTGAAGATAGGTTTATTGTAGATGGAGTAGATGAAAAACTGAAAGAGCTTGCTTCATCTAAAAAAGGAATCATTATTGCTACTGCACATCTTGGAAATTGGGAAGCTGCAGGTTTTATCCTTGGATATATGGGTTATCGTGCGCATGGTATCGGACTTCCTCAGCCTGACGAAAGAATGGAAAATTTGTATAAAAAGATGAGAGAAAAAGGGAATGTTGTTGTCCACCCATTTCCCGGAGGAGTTATTGGAGTGTATAAAGCTTTAAAAAATAATGAAGTCGCTTCAATAGTAAGTGATAGAGATATTAATAAGGATGGGATCAAGACCAGATTTTTTGGTAAATGCGTGACATTTCCTGGAGGAGCAGCTCTTCTTGCATACAGGACTGGAGCAAGAAGTATTTTTGGATTTGCTGTAAAAGAAAAAGGGAAGTATAAAGCATGTGTTAGTCATGAAATTATTATTGACAGAAGCAAGGGAGAAAAAGCGTTCATAGAAGAATATGTAAAGAAATTTGCATCACTACTGGAAGAATATGTTAAAAAGTATCCAGATCGCTGGTATCATTTTTTTGATTATTTTGAGGAGTACAAATGTTAA
- a CDS encoding endonuclease Q family protein, producing the protein MREILDLHVHSRFSRATSKNISIEGMAEVAKKKGITILGTGDITHPEWMKEVKTKLIDLKNGLFEFGGVKFILSGEINIVFNIDGKLRKIHLLLTVPSFDLLDVLNAELACFGNLLSDGRPTIFISGEKLLKLISSISDKIFVIPAHVWTPWFGLFGSKYGFDRIEDCFGDETYKIFALETGLSSDPYMNYLVRDIDRFTMISNSDAHSLENLGREANVMENVYSYEEIFTAIKNKDMKKFLFTIEFFPEEGKYFGDGHRKCEVHFVPENGKKIFCPVCGKPLTYGVFHRVMDLAGWKKEERSDGKIPFVHIIPLKEIISQVLQKGKGTKAVEREYQNVLNELNTEFDVLIFKSERVLFDKINVNVAKAIVAMRNGNVVKQAGYDGEYGKLTISMEGEQQVELFN; encoded by the coding sequence ATGAGAGAAATACTTGATTTACATGTGCATTCACGCTTTAGTCGCGCAACAAGCAAAAACATAAGTATAGAAGGCATGGCAGAAGTGGCAAAGAAGAAAGGGATTACTATCCTTGGGACAGGGGACATTACTCACCCGGAATGGATGAAAGAGGTCAAAACGAAGCTTATAGATTTGAAAAACGGTCTATTTGAATTTGGTGGCGTAAAATTTATTCTTTCAGGTGAGATAAATATTGTTTTTAACATAGATGGCAAATTAAGAAAAATACATCTCCTTCTTACTGTACCGTCTTTTGATTTGTTGGATGTTTTGAATGCAGAACTTGCGTGTTTTGGTAATCTTCTTTCTGATGGACGTCCTACGATTTTTATCTCGGGAGAGAAGCTTTTAAAACTAATTTCTTCTATATCAGATAAAATTTTTGTTATTCCTGCACATGTTTGGACACCATGGTTTGGGCTATTTGGCTCAAAGTATGGTTTTGATAGAATCGAAGATTGTTTTGGCGATGAAACTTATAAAATTTTTGCATTGGAAACAGGATTAAGTTCCGACCCTTACATGAATTATCTTGTGCGGGACATTGACCGCTTTACAATGATTTCCAATTCCGATGCTCATTCTTTGGAAAACCTTGGCAGAGAAGCAAATGTGATGGAGAATGTTTATTCTTATGAAGAAATTTTTACCGCAATTAAGAATAAAGATATGAAAAAGTTTCTTTTTACGATTGAATTTTTCCCGGAAGAGGGTAAATATTTTGGTGATGGCCACAGGAAGTGTGAAGTGCATTTTGTGCCAGAAAATGGGAAAAAGATTTTTTGCCCTGTTTGTGGCAAACCTCTTACCTATGGAGTTTTTCATAGGGTAATGGATCTTGCAGGATGGAAGAAGGAAGAGAGGAGTGATGGAAAAATTCCATTTGTACACATCATTCCACTCAAGGAAATTATCTCACAGGTTTTACAAAAAGGGAAAGGAACAAAAGCAGTTGAGAGAGAATATCAAAATGTGCTGAATGAATTAAATACAGAATTTGATGTCTTGATTTTTAAAAGTGAAAGAGTTTTGTTTGATAAAATTAATGTAAATGTAGCAAAGGCTATCGTTGCGATGCGTAATGGAAATGTAGTAAAACAAGCTGGATATGACGGGGAATATGGCAAATTAACAATAAGTATGGAAGGAGAACAACAAGTTGAATTATTTAATTGA
- a CDS encoding V-type ATP synthase subunit D has protein sequence MLINVNPTRMELLRLKGRYVFAKRGYKLLKDKLEGLMRGFLDVANKFIENRKELDEKFMHLQRNFYVSTADISTDELFSLLLGSSFSVDMTAEEGSVMNVKFPVFKEKEEGIPYSYPITFTHEEIDIVFKEMKEILKEIITLSSVERELYCIAEEISKTRRRVNALEYIMIPDLEETIKYISGKLEEMERGNIARLLKIKDTIRSH, from the coding sequence ATGCTGATTAATGTAAATCCTACTCGAATGGAACTTCTCCGGCTTAAAGGTAGATATGTCTTCGCAAAGAGGGGGTATAAGCTTTTAAAGGATAAACTTGAAGGACTTATGCGTGGTTTTTTGGATGTTGCGAATAAGTTTATAGAAAACAGGAAAGAACTCGATGAGAAGTTTATGCATCTACAGCGTAATTTTTATGTTTCAACGGCAGATATTTCCACTGATGAACTGTTTTCTCTATTGCTTGGTAGCAGTTTTTCAGTAGATATGACGGCGGAAGAGGGATCGGTTATGAATGTAAAATTTCCTGTGTTTAAAGAAAAAGAAGAAGGTATTCCTTATTCTTATCCAATTACTTTTACTCACGAAGAAATAGATATTGTTTTTAAAGAAATGAAAGAAATCCTTAAAGAAATTATAACTCTTTCTTCTGTTGAAAGGGAATTATATTGCATCGCTGAGGAAATTTCAAAAACGCGCAGAAGAGTTAATGCGCTTGAATACATTATGATACCCGATCTTGAAGAGACGATTAAATATATTTCAGGCAAATTGGAAGAAATGGAAAGAGGTAATATAGCTCGTTTACTTAAAATAAAGGATACAATAAGAAGCCACTGA
- the moaA gene encoding GTP 3',8-cyclase MoaA, whose protein sequence is MNYLIDRFGRKITYIRFSVTSRCNFNCLYCVSHIDEGKKTTEFTKDDMAFLFRTVSELGIEKVRITGGEPLLREDIIDIVRSASVNKNIKEIVLTTNGSLLRQFAQPLKDVGLTRVNISLDTLRRETFEEITQRDFFENVMDGVSASINVGLTPVKINTVLMKGINEEDIIPIAELSLKYPVIVRFIELMPVWDNGFWKDHYMSFAEAFDTIKRKYKLSAGKGAKGEVADYYEIVGSEGKIGFITPVSQHFCATCNRIRITAMGKIYPCLFSNESIDIWDAVKLQDRDKLIKLIEKSVEIKPAAHGDIKKDDKQFIKNMKELGG, encoded by the coding sequence TTGAATTATTTAATTGATCGGTTCGGTCGCAAAATAACTTATATACGGTTTTCTGTTACTTCAAGGTGCAATTTTAATTGCCTATACTGTGTTTCTCATATCGACGAAGGCAAGAAAACAACAGAATTTACTAAGGATGATATGGCATTTTTATTTCGTACAGTATCTGAATTGGGAATCGAAAAAGTGCGGATTACAGGTGGAGAGCCTTTACTTCGCGAAGACATCATTGATATTGTGCGAAGTGCCAGTGTTAATAAAAACATAAAAGAAATTGTTTTGACTACTAACGGGTCTTTGTTGAGGCAATTTGCTCAACCTTTAAAAGATGTAGGGCTTACACGTGTAAATATTAGCCTGGATACTTTACGGCGAGAAACGTTTGAGGAAATTACACAGAGAGATTTTTTTGAAAATGTGATGGATGGAGTGAGCGCATCTATTAATGTTGGTCTTACTCCAGTAAAAATTAATACGGTCCTAATGAAGGGCATAAACGAAGAAGATATTATTCCTATTGCAGAGCTTTCTTTAAAGTATCCTGTTATTGTGCGCTTTATCGAACTTATGCCAGTATGGGATAATGGTTTTTGGAAGGATCATTATATGAGTTTTGCAGAAGCATTTGATACAATAAAGAGAAAATATAAGTTAAGTGCAGGTAAAGGTGCCAAAGGAGAGGTTGCGGATTATTATGAAATTGTAGGAAGTGAGGGAAAAATAGGCTTTATTACTCCTGTGAGCCAGCACTTTTGTGCTACTTGCAACAGAATTCGTATTACTGCAATGGGGAAGATATATCCTTGCCTCTTTTCCAATGAAAGTATTGATATATGGGATGCAGTCAAATTACAAGACAGAGACAAGTTGATTAAACTTATTGAGAAATCTGTTGAAATTAAGCCTGCAGCGCACGGAGATATTAAAAAGGATGATAAACAGTTCATTAAAAATATGAAAGAGTTAGGGGGATGA